A stretch of Fundicoccus culcitae DNA encodes these proteins:
- a CDS encoding CPBP family intramembrane glutamic endopeptidase, with the protein MTMLSTYFIRIFPALFLLTITFILAYRLNVWIKIFLMILGFILMRDAMTPVGIWQFGVTDSLLWLRFIDSGLVLIILAVLTLILALVLYFIHPQINQDIVWFSKNKYHAFLVGILAAILIVLPFMLPYLNTPIEARGGNVSWQVVFPLLIFALLGNFLEELLFRGFLQSQLKLITNKWHAIVLSGLIFALGHIFLAITVTDLGVIVLLFTFWEGLICAFLYERYGLIAASIAHGFGIFLISAGLF; encoded by the coding sequence ATGACAATGTTATCCACTTATTTTATACGTATTTTTCCTGCCTTGTTTCTTTTAACCATTACTTTCATATTAGCTTATCGTTTAAACGTATGGATAAAAATTTTCTTGATGATTTTGGGCTTTATTCTCATGCGGGATGCTATGACACCCGTAGGGATTTGGCAGTTTGGCGTGACGGATAGCCTGCTATGGTTAAGGTTCATAGATAGTGGATTAGTTTTAATAATTTTGGCGGTACTAACGCTGATCCTTGCCTTGGTTTTATATTTTATTCATCCACAAATAAATCAGGACATTGTGTGGTTTTCTAAAAATAAATATCACGCTTTTTTAGTCGGTATACTTGCAGCCATTTTAATTGTTTTACCTTTTATGTTGCCTTACCTGAATACCCCCATCGAAGCAAGAGGTGGAAATGTTTCATGGCAAGTCGTTTTCCCATTATTAATATTTGCTTTACTTGGTAATTTTCTTGAAGAGCTCTTGTTTCGAGGATTTTTACAAAGTCAGTTAAAGTTAATAACAAATAAATGGCACGCCATTGTATTATCAGGACTTATTTTTGCATTGGGTCATATTTTTTTAGCAATAACTGTCACTGATTTAGGTGTGATTGTCCTCTTATTTACTTTCTGGGAAGGTCTTATCTGTGCCTTTCTTTATGAACGTTATGGACTAATCGCTGCTAGTATCGCACACGGATTCGGTATCTTTTTGATATCTGCGGGTTTATTTTAG